The proteins below are encoded in one region of Metabacillus dongyingensis:
- a CDS encoding PLP-dependent aminotransferase family protein, translated as MLKYESIYQSLMMQIQSGKFSAGAKLPSIRNLTQQYSCSKSTVLTALKKLEEQHIIYALQKSGYYVVDNHVFKTPLSTDIIDFTSASPTWHAFPYKEFQHCINKAIDTYQEELFRYGTPKGWPPLIAEAKKLLESYQVFTHNEQIFITAGVQQALSLVSMMPFPNNRSTILVEQPSYHLYMELLKTLQIPAIGIQRTAKGIDLGRLEQIFHEEDIKFFYTMPRFHNPLGSSYGKKEKEAILQLADQYNVYILEDDYLADFEYNPKNDPLFADDYHDKVIYLKSFSKIMFPGLRVGLAVLPSSIIDIFQKYKMTTDIDSSMISQAALYLYLKNGMFEHNKTKVSNIYYARAKILHQSIQDHLSTYESSTEIVMHSHIRLPKRVNLKSFVYHLHEEGIYLDSVERNYLDGFYHDRILKLNVSNVDAHRIEEGIRKIASALKNPQNYFL; from the coding sequence ATGCTTAAATATGAATCAATCTATCAATCCCTTATGATGCAAATTCAGTCTGGAAAATTTTCGGCCGGTGCAAAATTACCATCCATTCGAAATTTAACTCAACAATATTCTTGTAGTAAAAGCACTGTATTGACCGCTTTAAAAAAATTGGAGGAGCAACATATTATTTATGCCCTACAGAAAAGTGGTTATTATGTTGTGGATAATCACGTCTTCAAAACCCCATTGTCCACTGACATAATTGACTTTACAAGCGCATCTCCTACTTGGCATGCATTTCCTTATAAAGAATTTCAACACTGCATAAATAAAGCAATTGATACCTATCAAGAAGAATTATTTCGCTACGGAACGCCAAAAGGTTGGCCACCACTCATAGCAGAAGCTAAAAAACTGTTAGAATCTTACCAAGTATTCACGCATAACGAACAGATTTTCATCACTGCAGGTGTTCAACAGGCTCTTTCTTTAGTAAGTATGATGCCCTTTCCAAATAATCGTTCCACCATTCTAGTTGAACAACCCAGCTATCATTTATATATGGAACTGCTGAAAACCTTACAGATACCAGCAATAGGAATTCAACGTACCGCGAAAGGTATTGATTTAGGTCGACTAGAACAAATATTTCATGAAGAAGATATTAAATTCTTTTATACAATGCCGCGCTTCCATAATCCTTTAGGATCTTCATACGGTAAAAAAGAAAAAGAAGCTATTTTACAATTAGCAGACCAATATAATGTATACATTTTAGAAGATGATTATTTAGCAGATTTTGAATACAATCCGAAGAACGATCCTCTTTTTGCTGATGATTACCATGATAAAGTCATCTATTTAAAAAGTTTTTCAAAAATAATGTTTCCCGGGTTAAGAGTTGGTTTGGCGGTTCTTCCTTCCTCAATTATTGACATTTTTCAAAAATACAAAATGACAACGGATATCGACAGCTCTATGATTTCACAAGCCGCATTATATCTCTATTTGAAAAATGGTATGTTTGAACATAATAAAACGAAAGTCAGTAACATCTATTATGCACGTGCGAAAATTCTGCATCAATCAATACAAGATCATTTATCTACGTACGAATCATCAACAGAAATTGTAATGCATAGTCATATTAGGTTGCCCAAGCGTGTGAATTTGAAATCATTTGTTTATCATTTGCATGAAGAAGGCATATATCTGGATTCAGTTGAAAGAAATTATTTAGATGGCTTTTACCACGATCGGATTTTGAAGTTGAATGTTTCAAATGTTGACGCCCATCGAATTGAAGAAGGAATTAGGAAAATTGCAAGTGCATTAAAAAATCCTCAAAACTACTTTTTATAA
- a CDS encoding serine hydrolase domain-containing protein, with protein sequence MELSESIEEFVMNYDDRLRFSGAILIQNEKKIFEGGFGYANRSEHIPITSRTRFGMASGCKIFTSVAICQLVEKGILTFDTCLKDCLDISFPHFHPNVTIHHLLTHTSGVPDYFDEEVMSDFEELWKAVPMYSIKSPKDFLPMFQDHPMKFNSGSKFSYSNAGYILLGLIVERMTGMTFPEYVAENIFRVCDMSDSGYFRMDKLPERTALGYIDSEEGNDWRTNIYSVPLVGGPDGGAFTTVLDLAKFWNGLLNAKLLGKEYTDKLLTPYVKSSNDIYYGYGVWISMKNDEVLKYIIFGFDPGVRIHSSVNAKSKIHSHIMSNIDQSVIPIVTGIDKLIYG encoded by the coding sequence ATGGAGCTTTCTGAAAGTATTGAAGAATTTGTAATGAATTATGATGATAGATTACGGTTCTCTGGCGCAATCTTAATTCAAAATGAAAAAAAGATATTTGAGGGTGGATTTGGCTACGCCAATCGAAGTGAACATATCCCTATTACTTCAAGGACCAGATTTGGAATGGCATCTGGTTGTAAAATTTTCACCTCAGTTGCGATATGTCAACTAGTTGAGAAAGGGATTTTAACTTTCGATACATGCCTCAAAGATTGTCTGGATATCTCTTTTCCACATTTCCATCCAAATGTTACAATTCACCACCTCTTAACACATACCTCAGGAGTACCAGATTATTTCGATGAAGAAGTGATGAGTGATTTTGAAGAGTTATGGAAAGCTGTCCCTATGTATTCTATTAAATCACCAAAAGATTTCTTACCTATGTTCCAGGATCATCCTATGAAATTTAATAGCGGAAGTAAGTTTTCATATAGCAATGCAGGATATATTTTACTTGGGTTGATTGTTGAACGAATGACAGGGATGACGTTTCCAGAGTATGTTGCGGAAAATATATTTCGAGTTTGTGATATGTCCGATTCTGGGTATTTCCGGATGGATAAACTCCCAGAACGGACGGCACTAGGGTATATTGACAGCGAAGAAGGCAACGATTGGAGAACAAATATTTATTCCGTTCCTTTAGTAGGAGGTCCAGATGGAGGAGCATTTACAACCGTGTTAGACTTAGCAAAGTTTTGGAATGGATTATTAAATGCGAAACTATTAGGAAAAGAGTATACGGACAAGCTATTAACTCCCTATGTGAAGAGCAGCAATGATATCTATTATGGATATGGAGTTTGGATTTCAATGAAAAATGATGAGGTTCTCAAATATATTATATTTGGATTTGATCCAGGTGTTAGAATTCATTCCTCTGTAAATGCAAAATCAAAGATACATTCTCATATTATGTCGAATATTGATCAAAGTGTAATCCCTATTGTAACTGGGATTGATAAACTGATATATGGATAA
- a CDS encoding endonuclease I family protein: protein MEKLELLYSERETAKSDFLKYKENRSYYDEKKDKEVKDQYYQSISFTDANLSDSLHTLLEKTHTDQLNYSPHRYVYPWVDLQENGQLKSLYSGKGMNPLSVIEEDVRLHEMQAKGLIGSFSEDLLNCEHVVPQSWFDKKEPMRGDLHHLFACEPTCNSSRSNHPYYDFHDYVPEGWILGIKDGCGKTEESKFEPEYGKGIVARATLYFLIRYPNTIKKELENVSLLLKWHQTFPVSIYEKHRNLAIYELQGNRNPFIDFPEMAESIVTIEK, encoded by the coding sequence ATGGAAAAGCTAGAATTGCTATACAGTGAACGGGAAACGGCCAAGTCAGACTTTTTAAAATATAAAGAAAATCGATCCTATTATGACGAAAAGAAAGATAAGGAAGTCAAGGATCAATATTACCAGAGCATTTCATTCACGGATGCTAATCTGTCAGACAGCCTTCATACATTGCTTGAAAAAACACATACAGATCAGTTAAACTACAGCCCGCACCGTTATGTGTACCCTTGGGTTGATTTGCAGGAAAACGGTCAATTAAAAAGCCTTTATTCTGGAAAAGGGATGAATCCGCTTTCTGTCATAGAGGAGGACGTTCGACTCCATGAAATGCAGGCAAAAGGGTTAATTGGCAGCTTCTCGGAAGATCTATTAAACTGTGAACATGTAGTTCCTCAATCATGGTTCGATAAAAAAGAACCGATGAGAGGAGACTTGCATCATCTATTTGCCTGCGAACCCACCTGCAATAGCAGTCGCAGCAACCATCCTTACTATGATTTCCACGATTATGTCCCTGAAGGATGGATTCTAGGAATCAAAGATGGCTGCGGCAAGACTGAAGAAAGTAAATTCGAACCAGAATACGGCAAAGGAATCGTTGCCAGAGCAACACTCTATTTCCTAATTCGCTATCCAAACACAATAAAAAAAGAACTAGAGAATGTCTCTTTATTGCTAAAATGGCATCAAACATTTCCGGTATCCATCTATGAAAAGCATCGCAACCTAGCTATCTATGAACTTCAAGGCAATCGGAACCCATTTATTGATTTTCCAGAGATGGCAGAGAGTATTGTAACCATAGAAAAATAA
- a CDS encoding DMT family transporter, with translation MIENRNAYIAATIYAIIIGLSFMFVKVTLTVATPLDTLAHRFTIAWIAATVLFVLKKESIKATKKDVLRIALLAILYPTLFFAFQVFGLVHTSSSEAGIIQATIPIFTLIFASIILKETSTSSQKIAIGLSVLGVIYIMYMNGAGSTNTSLLGTGLILLSALTASLYNVFARKLTQRYSLFTITYFMTLFGFIAFNGLALTNHVMNGTVHQYMQPFGHWDFVLAILYLGILSSLGTSYLSNYALSKIDASKMSVFSNFATLITILAGVIFLKEEFHLYHIVGSIIIIIGVVGTNYFGARGKSNEKI, from the coding sequence ATAATTGAAAATAGAAATGCATATATCGCAGCAACCATCTATGCAATCATTATCGGATTGTCATTTATGTTTGTTAAAGTGACATTAACGGTTGCAACACCGTTAGATACATTGGCTCATCGGTTTACCATTGCATGGATCGCTGCCACAGTGTTGTTCGTGTTAAAAAAAGAATCGATCAAAGCAACAAAAAAAGATGTACTGCGGATTGCCTTGTTAGCCATCTTATATCCGACACTCTTTTTTGCTTTTCAGGTATTTGGGTTAGTGCATACATCTTCATCAGAAGCTGGTATTATTCAAGCAACAATACCAATTTTTACGTTAATTTTTGCAAGTATCATTTTAAAGGAAACATCTACAAGTAGTCAAAAAATAGCCATTGGTTTATCTGTACTCGGTGTGATCTATATTATGTACATGAACGGGGCAGGGAGCACAAATACAAGTCTCCTTGGGACTGGTTTAATTTTACTTTCAGCACTTACCGCCTCACTATACAACGTATTTGCCAGAAAGTTAACACAACGCTATTCGTTATTCACTATCACATATTTCATGACCTTGTTTGGGTTTATAGCTTTTAATGGACTGGCACTGACAAACCATGTAATGAATGGAACAGTCCATCAATATATGCAACCTTTTGGACACTGGGATTTTGTTCTTGCCATTTTATATTTAGGTATCCTATCGTCATTAGGAACGTCCTATCTTTCCAACTATGCTTTATCAAAAATAGACGCATCGAAAATGAGTGTTTTCAGTAATTTTGCTACGCTCATTACCATTCTAGCAGGGGTCATTTTTTTAAAAGAGGAATTTCATTTATACCATATAGTTGGATCAATTATCATTATCATCGGTGTTGTTGGTACAAACTATTTTGGTGCAAGGGGCAAATCAAATGAAAAAATATAG
- a CDS encoding GNAT family N-acetyltransferase produces MSEQSNQSIQIKPWEDKDLELLFRMNTPEMLKHLGGPESKEKVLKRHKRYLEPGNWGSMFSIKMLPDIEAAGSVGYWENNWNGENVYETGWSVLPSFQGKGIATMAVKLALVKAAEQNKYKYVHAFPSISNPASNAICQKLGFQFISECEFEYPLGSFMRCNNWRLNLIDYQEVFSKKDNKDGM; encoded by the coding sequence ATGTCAGAACAAAGCAACCAATCCATTCAGATTAAGCCTTGGGAAGATAAGGACCTTGAATTACTTTTTCGTATGAACACTCCAGAGATGTTGAAGCACCTTGGGGGTCCGGAGAGTAAGGAAAAGGTTTTGAAACGACACAAACGGTATCTTGAGCCTGGTAATTGGGGAAGTATGTTTAGCATTAAAATGTTACCAGATATAGAAGCAGCAGGATCTGTTGGATACTGGGAAAATAATTGGAATGGTGAAAATGTGTATGAAACTGGATGGAGCGTCTTACCATCGTTTCAGGGGAAAGGTATAGCAACAATGGCAGTGAAATTAGCATTAGTTAAAGCAGCTGAGCAGAACAAGTATAAGTACGTTCACGCTTTTCCTTCAATCAGTAATCCTGCTTCAAATGCAATTTGTCAAAAGCTTGGCTTTCAATTTATCTCCGAATGCGAATTTGAATACCCGCTGGGGAGCTTTATGCGGTGCAATAATTGGCGTTTAAACTTAATTGATTATCAAGAAGTTTTCTCTAAGAAAGATAACAAAGATGGGATGTAA
- a CDS encoding GNAT family N-acetyltransferase, with translation MSYEVEISELKTSEVHIEKLSDLLIKTVEGGASIGFLPPMSHSQATEYWENVLEPNVILLIAKVNHEIVGSVQLQLCGKQNGRHRAEIAKLITHPDYRRKGIARLLMQKAEERAKQEKRSLLVLDTREGDVSNQLYISLGFTECGRIPLFAESADGKLDATIVYYKTC, from the coding sequence GTGTCATACGAAGTGGAAATCTCAGAATTGAAAACGTCAGAAGTGCATATTGAGAAGCTTTCTGATCTTCTGATCAAGACAGTAGAGGGAGGTGCTTCAATAGGGTTTCTGCCCCCAATGAGCCATTCTCAGGCAACAGAATATTGGGAAAACGTATTAGAACCCAATGTGATTCTCCTAATTGCGAAAGTGAATCATGAAATTGTTGGGAGCGTTCAGCTCCAATTATGCGGGAAACAAAACGGACGCCATAGAGCAGAAATCGCAAAACTGATCACACATCCGGACTATCGCAGAAAAGGCATCGCCCGGTTATTAATGCAAAAAGCCGAAGAGCGGGCTAAACAAGAAAAGAGATCCCTGTTAGTTCTCGATACAAGAGAAGGCGATGTCTCGAATCAACTTTACATCTCACTTGGTTTTACAGAATGCGGCCGCATCCCGTTATTTGCTGAATCAGCGGATGGAAAGCTTGATGCAACTATTGTTTATTATAAAACTTGCTGA
- the ppsA gene encoding phosphoenolpyruvate synthase, with amino-acid sequence MKPYVLEFREIDKTRQMVVGGKGMNLGECSRIEGILVPEGFCVTTEAYKRVIGKNEELHQLLDQLAVQKVDARERISEISGKIRELIEGIEIEKGIEEDIDRCLLTFGFEHAYAVRSSATAEDLPFASFAGQQDTYLNIKGKDAILQHISKCWASLFTDRAVIYRIQNGFDHRKVYLSVVIQRMIFPQASGILFTADPVTSNRKVLSIDASFGLGEALVSGIVSADNYKVREGRIVEKTISGKKFAIYARKEGGTEKKEIELRQQNLSTLSDEQVLELEQIGRKLEAYFGCPQDIEWCLVDNEIYIVQSRPITTLYPIPEANDQENHVYVSVGHQQMMTDPIKPLGLSFYLLTTPAPMRKAGGRLFVDITHNLASPVSRKMLLDAMGQHDLLMKDALMTILEREDFIKSSPDGEKVPSPSKSNKGISSSGFQAQIENDPTIVSDLIKSSQTSIEELKQNIQTKSGSDLFDFILEDIQILKKILFDPQSSAVFMAAMDASSWINENMNEWLGEKNAADTLSQSVPNNITSEMGLALLDVADVIRPYPEVINYLQHVKDDNFLDELVKFDGGQETRDTIYAYLNKYGMRCSGEIDISKTRWSENPTTLVPMILSNIKNFEPNASNRKFEQGRQEALKKEQELLDRLKQLPDGEQKAKETKRMIDIIRNFIGYREYPKYGMVNRYFVYKQALMKEAEQLVQAKVIREKEDIYYLTFEELREVVGTNNLNYQIINKRTEEYKLYEKLTPPRVITSDGEIIVGEYKREHLPSNAIAALPVSSGVIEGRARVILNMENADLEDGDILVTSFTDPSWTPLFVSIKGLVTEVGGLMTHGAVIAREYGLPAVVGVENATKLIRDGQRIRVHGTEGYIEIL; translated from the coding sequence ATGAAACCATATGTACTAGAGTTTCGGGAGATCGATAAAACGAGACAAATGGTGGTCGGTGGCAAAGGGATGAATTTGGGCGAATGTTCGAGGATTGAAGGAATACTTGTACCAGAGGGATTTTGTGTTACCACTGAGGCATATAAAAGAGTCATTGGGAAAAATGAGGAGCTTCATCAATTACTGGATCAACTAGCAGTTCAAAAAGTGGACGCACGAGAAAGAATTAGTGAAATTAGCGGGAAGATTCGTGAGCTGATTGAGGGGATCGAGATCGAGAAGGGGATCGAAGAAGATATCGATCGATGTCTCTTAACTTTTGGCTTCGAGCATGCATATGCTGTTCGTTCAAGTGCTACAGCAGAGGATCTTCCATTTGCCTCCTTTGCTGGTCAACAGGATACCTATCTAAACATCAAAGGAAAAGATGCAATTTTACAACATATTAGTAAGTGCTGGGCTTCACTATTTACTGATCGTGCTGTGATTTATCGAATACAAAACGGATTTGACCATCGTAAGGTTTATCTGTCTGTTGTTATTCAAAGGATGATTTTTCCACAAGCATCCGGAATACTATTTACAGCTGATCCAGTTACCTCAAACCGCAAGGTGCTGTCGATTGATGCTAGCTTTGGACTGGGTGAGGCACTTGTCTCTGGCATAGTGTCTGCGGACAATTATAAAGTGCGGGAAGGCAGGATTGTGGAGAAGACGATTTCTGGCAAAAAGTTTGCTATATATGCACGAAAAGAAGGCGGAACGGAGAAAAAGGAAATTGAGCTGCGTCAGCAGAATCTATCGACCCTGTCAGATGAGCAAGTGTTAGAGCTAGAACAGATCGGCAGAAAGCTTGAAGCTTATTTTGGATGTCCGCAGGATATTGAATGGTGTCTTGTTGACAATGAAATTTACATCGTTCAAAGCCGGCCCATCACTACTTTATACCCGATCCCTGAAGCGAACGATCAAGAAAATCACGTCTACGTATCTGTCGGTCATCAACAAATGATGACAGATCCCATAAAACCACTGGGATTGTCTTTTTACCTGTTAACGACTCCTGCACCCATGCGTAAAGCTGGCGGAAGATTGTTTGTTGATATTACACATAATCTGGCTTCCCCTGTTAGCAGAAAAATGTTATTAGATGCCATGGGACAACACGATCTGCTCATGAAAGACGCACTTATGACCATTTTAGAGCGAGAAGATTTTATAAAATCGTCACCAGATGGTGAAAAAGTACCGAGTCCCAGTAAAAGCAATAAAGGTATATCGTCTTCGGGTTTTCAAGCACAAATCGAAAACGATCCGACAATTGTTTCTGATTTGATTAAGAGTAGTCAAACATCGATAGAAGAGTTAAAACAAAACATCCAAACGAAATCAGGATCGGATTTATTTGATTTTATTCTGGAAGATATCCAGATATTAAAGAAGATTTTATTTGACCCACAAAGTTCAGCTGTGTTTATGGCTGCTATGGATGCTTCATCATGGATCAATGAAAATATGAACGAGTGGTTAGGTGAAAAAAACGCAGCCGACACCCTTTCTCAATCTGTACCAAACAATATTACTTCGGAAATGGGTCTGGCGCTATTGGATGTTGCAGATGTGATTCGTCCTTACCCAGAAGTAATTAATTATTTACAGCATGTAAAAGATGATAACTTTTTGGATGAACTGGTTAAGTTTGATGGTGGACAGGAAACCCGAGACACCATCTATGCTTATCTCAACAAATACGGAATGCGATGTAGTGGAGAAATCGATATTTCTAAAACTCGTTGGAGCGAAAATCCAACTACACTTGTCCCCATGATTCTCAGTAACATCAAAAATTTTGAGCCTAATGCCAGCAATCGGAAATTTGAGCAAGGGCGACAGGAAGCTTTGAAAAAAGAACAAGAGTTATTAGATCGACTGAAGCAATTACCGGATGGTGAACAAAAAGCCAAAGAAACAAAACGAATGATCGACATAATCCGGAATTTCATCGGTTATCGGGAATATCCAAAATACGGCATGGTTAATCGCTACTTCGTTTATAAGCAGGCTTTGATGAAAGAAGCCGAACAGCTTGTACAAGCAAAAGTTATTCGTGAAAAAGAAGACATATACTATCTTACTTTTGAGGAACTTCGCGAAGTCGTAGGTACAAACAATCTGAATTATCAAATCATCAATAAACGAACAGAAGAGTACAAACTATATGAAAAACTAACTCCTCCACGTGTTATCACGTCCGATGGAGAAATCATTGTAGGTGAATACAAACGGGAACATCTCCCATCTAATGCTATTGCAGCTCTACCTGTTTCTTCAGGTGTTATCGAAGGAAGAGCACGTGTCATCTTAAATATGGAAAATGCTGATTTAGAAGATGGAGATATATTAGTCACCTCCTTTACTGACCCTAGCTGGACACCATTGTTTGTATCCATAAAAGGCCTAGTCACCGAAGTTGGTGGACTGATGACTCATGGAGCAGTTATAGCACGTGAATATGGCTTACCGGCAGTTGTCGGGGTGGAGAATGCTACCAAACTGATAAGAGACGGGCAGCGAATTCGGGTGCATGGAACAGAAGGGTATATCGAAATACTATAA
- a CDS encoding VOC family protein yields the protein MSLTADKIFVNLPVKNLNQSVEFFSKIGFEFNPQFTDENATCMVISEHIFVMLLVEDYFKTFTKKVISDAGKSTEVILALSADSREKVDEIVNKALHAGGKESKDPIDHGFMYGWSFQDLDGHLWEVMYMDESAVN from the coding sequence ATGAGTCTGACAGCAGATAAAATCTTTGTTAACTTACCTGTAAAAAATCTTAATCAATCCGTCGAATTTTTTTCAAAAATCGGGTTTGAGTTCAACCCCCAATTCACAGATGAAAATGCCACTTGCATGGTGATCAGCGAGCATATTTTTGTCATGCTGCTTGTTGAAGATTATTTCAAAACTTTTACTAAGAAAGTTATTTCGGATGCAGGAAAAAGTACTGAAGTTATCCTGGCTCTATCTGCAGATAGCCGAGAAAAAGTTGATGAGATTGTTAATAAAGCGCTGCATGCTGGAGGTAAGGAATCTAAAGACCCAATTGATCATGGATTTATGTATGGCTGGAGCTTTCAGGACTTGGACGGTCACCTCTGGGAAGTTATGTATATGGATGAAAGCGCGGTTAATTAG
- a CDS encoding S8 family peptidase, which produces MERKLHLIPYQVNAVVEAVSEVPKGIELIAAPKIWEKSKGKGITVAILDTGCDVTHPDLNERIIGGRNFTGDDNGNPDVYTDYNGHGTHVAGTIAAVHNDTGVVGVAPEASLLILKVLDKNGSGQYDWIINGINYAVEQKADIISMSLGGSEDVSELHQAIQNAIAKQILVVCAAGNEGDGQDSSNELAYPACYNEVISVGAINLQRRSSEFSNSNNEVDLVAPGEEILSTYLKGKYAKLSGTSMAAPHISGSLALIKEIANKNFERNLTEPELYAQLIKRTVPLGNSPKLEGNGLLYLTAEDCLSDVFNQKISAQALKL; this is translated from the coding sequence ATGGAGCGAAAATTACATTTAATTCCGTATCAAGTAAATGCAGTGGTCGAAGCGGTGTCTGAGGTGCCAAAAGGTATTGAACTTATTGCGGCTCCAAAAATCTGGGAGAAATCGAAAGGGAAGGGAATCACGGTTGCGATATTGGACACAGGCTGCGATGTCACCCATCCTGATTTGAATGAGCGGATTATCGGAGGACGGAATTTCACTGGTGATGATAATGGAAATCCTGATGTATATACTGACTATAATGGCCATGGAACCCATGTGGCTGGCACAATTGCTGCGGTCCATAACGATACAGGAGTAGTTGGGGTTGCACCTGAAGCGAGTCTACTGATTTTAAAGGTTCTTGATAAAAATGGATCAGGTCAATACGACTGGATCATAAATGGAATTAACTATGCAGTTGAACAAAAGGCGGATATCATTTCTATGAGCCTCGGTGGTTCTGAGGATGTTTCTGAGTTGCATCAAGCTATTCAAAACGCAATCGCTAAGCAAATTCTAGTAGTATGCGCTGCTGGAAATGAGGGAGATGGACAGGATTCTTCAAATGAATTGGCCTATCCTGCCTGCTACAACGAAGTCATTAGCGTTGGAGCTATTAATCTGCAACGCCGTTCTTCTGAATTTTCAAATTCGAATAATGAAGTCGACTTAGTAGCTCCTGGTGAAGAAATCCTTTCAACGTATTTAAAGGGAAAGTATGCAAAACTAAGCGGAACCTCGATGGCAGCACCGCATATATCCGGTTCACTTGCGCTCATTAAAGAGATTGCCAACAAAAACTTTGAGCGAAATCTCACAGAGCCTGAGCTGTATGCACAATTAATAAAGAGAACGGTTCCGCTAGGAAACTCGCCAAAACTCGAAGGCAACGGATTGCTGTACTTAACAGCAGAGGACTGCTTATCGGATGTGTTCAACCAAAAAATATCTGCTCAGGCGTTGAAATTATAA
- a CDS encoding sensor histidine kinase, translating into MTHSLYLKFVWFTLITMIISSLTSFFVMNTYYHQYVKKENDKKNAAIAAEMSAYLEGLSSDQLSDAFEMLGASGYQLYVEDQSGSSSFYGGEYRDKTLPKEVISTVINGEVYHGMRDYPRETFVTGFFANELKNSVGVPLEADGTKYALFIRPNIGLLFGELRFLFGGLGIGLLLLSVFGMIIAARKLIHPITHLTNVTKKLAAESFDEPINISRRDEIGQLAESFDAMRVQIKQLMTKRKEFVNNVSHDIQSPLHTIQSYLALLNKPDVTKEEQFAYQKIIHQETSRLSELTKQLLALTVLDESLAVQDQKLLSINKQWLDTINHNRWKLEEKEMSLSHSLKAEDIKGNATLLQTVWENLLNNAVKYSEKGGSIHIETDNNEDQVTIIIRDEGIGMSEDERKQAFERFYRADKARTRKTEGTGLGLSIVKKIVKLHHGSISIESEPLKGTSITISLPKG; encoded by the coding sequence ATGACCCATTCACTCTACCTGAAGTTCGTTTGGTTTACTCTCATTACAATGATCATCAGCAGTTTAACATCCTTCTTTGTTATGAATACGTATTATCACCAGTATGTAAAAAAAGAAAATGATAAGAAGAATGCAGCGATTGCGGCTGAGATGTCGGCATATTTAGAAGGTTTGAGTTCCGATCAGCTAAGTGATGCTTTTGAAATGCTGGGCGCATCCGGCTATCAGCTATATGTGGAGGATCAAAGCGGAAGCAGTTCTTTCTATGGAGGGGAGTACCGGGATAAAACTTTGCCCAAAGAGGTTATTTCTACTGTCATTAACGGGGAAGTGTACCATGGAATGCGAGACTACCCAAGAGAAACGTTTGTGACAGGATTTTTTGCAAATGAGCTAAAAAATTCAGTAGGTGTTCCATTGGAAGCGGATGGAACAAAATATGCTCTATTTATTCGTCCTAACATCGGCCTGCTGTTTGGAGAGCTTCGTTTTTTATTCGGAGGTCTTGGTATTGGTCTATTGCTTTTAAGTGTTTTTGGCATGATTATTGCTGCAAGGAAATTAATTCATCCAATTACTCACTTGACCAACGTGACAAAAAAACTGGCCGCTGAATCGTTTGATGAACCGATTAACATTTCCCGCCGAGATGAAATCGGCCAATTAGCTGAAAGTTTTGATGCAATGCGTGTGCAAATCAAGCAGCTGATGACAAAAAGAAAAGAGTTCGTAAATAATGTTTCACACGATATTCAGTCACCGCTGCATACGATTCAAAGCTACCTTGCGTTATTAAATAAGCCTGATGTGACAAAAGAAGAGCAATTCGCTTATCAGAAAATTATTCATCAAGAAACGTCCAGATTGTCTGAATTAACTAAACAGCTGCTTGCATTAACCGTTTTGGACGAATCTCTTGCAGTTCAAGATCAGAAACTTCTTTCAATAAATAAACAATGGTTAGACACGATTAACCACAATAGATGGAAATTAGAGGAAAAAGAAATGAGCCTTTCTCATTCTTTGAAAGCAGAAGATATCAAAGGAAATGCAACCTTGCTTCAAACAGTATGGGAAAACCTTTTAAATAATGCGGTTAAATATAGTGAAAAAGGCGGAAGTATTCATATTGAAACAGATAATAATGAGGATCAGGTTACGATCATAATCCGCGATGAGGGGATTGGAATGTCTGAGGATGAGAGAAAACAGGCGTTTGAGAGATTCTATCGTGCAGATAAGGCAAGAACACGCAAAACCGAAGGGACAGGTCTTGGTCTTTCGATTGTGAAAAAGATTGTAAAGTTGCATCATGGCAGTATTTCAATCGAAAGTGAACCTTTAAAGGGGACTTCAATCACTATTTCCTTACCTAAAGGGTAG
- a CDS encoding DUF1540 domain-containing protein gives MAKDVLCEVNNCSYWGSGNKCNADAIYVVSHKGKQASNSEETDCKTFKPGV, from the coding sequence ATGGCTAAAGATGTTCTTTGTGAAGTAAACAACTGTTCGTATTGGGGTTCAGGAAACAAATGTAATGCGGATGCTATTTACGTTGTAAGTCATAAAGGTAAGCAAGCTTCGAATAGTGAAGAAACAGATTGTAAAACATTTAAACCAGGAGTTTAA